From the Primulina tabacum isolate GXHZ01 chromosome 15, ASM2559414v2, whole genome shotgun sequence genome, one window contains:
- the LOC142526646 gene encoding ferredoxin--nitrite reductase, chloroplastic-like, whose product MESLSVKFLATSLPNCTTRFKSSRLHAVPPQTVVPPKSPANIGSDRLEARVEEMDGYFVLKDKFRQGISPPEKAKIEKEPMKLFMENGIEELAKIPLEEIEKSKISKDDIDIRLKWLGLFHRRKHQYGRFMMRLKLPNGVSTSAQARYLASVIRKYGKDGCADVTTRQNWQIRGVVLPDVPEIFKGLEAVGLTSLQSGMDNVRNPVGNPLAGIDPHEIIDTRPYNNLLSQFITANSRGNPAFTNLPRKWNVCVIGSHDLYEHPHINDLAYMPATKNGRFGFNILVGGFFSPKRCAEAIPLDAWVPGDDILPICKAILETFRDLGLRGNRQKTRMMWLIDELGIEGFREEVVQRMPQLHLERASSEDLVQSNWERRDYFGVHPQKQKGYSFIGIHIPVGRVQADDMDELARLADLYGSGEIRLTVEQNIIIPNVENSKIRALLNEPLLRDRFLPEPPLLMKGLVACTGNQFCGQAIIETKARALKVTEEVQRLVSVTRPVRMHWTGCPNTCGQVQVADIGFMGCMTRNGEGKVVEGADVFVGGRIGSDSHLGDVYKKGVPCDDLVPLIVDLLVKKFGAVPRDREESED is encoded by the exons ATGGAATCACTTTCTGTCAAATTCTTGGCAACTTCACTGCCAAATTGCACTACGAGGTTCAAGAGCAGTAGGCTTCATGCCGTCCCCCCGCAGACTGTGGTTCCACCGAAATCGCCGGCGAATATCGGCTCCGACAGGTTGGAGGCTAGAGTTGAAGAGATGGATGGGTATTTTGTGCTGAAGGATAAGTTCAGGCAAGGGATATCTCCTCCGGAGAAAGCCAAGATTGAGAAGGAGCCGATGAAATTGTTCATGGAGAATGGAATTGAAGAGCTTGCCAAAATCCCACTTGAAGAAATCGAGAAATCGAAAATTAGTAAGGATGATATTGATATCAGGCTCAAGTGGCTCGGTCTATTTCATAGGAGAAAGCATCAGT ATGGCCGGTTCATGATGAGACTTAAGCTCCCAAATGGGGTGTCAACAAGTGCCCAAGCCCGATATTTGGCGAGTGTTATCAGGAAATATGGGAAGGATGGTTGTGCTGATGTTACCACGAGGCAGAACTGGCAGATTCGTGGCGTTGTTTTGCCTGATGTACCGGAGATTTTTAAAGGGCTCGAAGCAGTTGGATTGACTAGTCTGCAGAGCGGAATGGACAATGTGCGGAATCCAGTCGGGAATCCCCTTGCTGGTATTGATCCTCAtgaaatcatcgatacgaggcctTATAACAATCTGCTCTCACAATTCATTACTGCTAATTCGCGGGGCAATCCAGCTTTTACCAACCT GCCGAGAAAGTGGAATGTGTGTGTCATAGGCTCACACGATCTGTACGAGCATCCGCACATTAACGACCTTGCATACATGCCAGCCACGAAAAATGGTCGATTTGGATTTAATATTCTCGTTGGGGGGTTCTTCAGCCCAAAGAGATGTGCAGAGGCGATCCCTCTTGATGCTTGGGTTCCTGGTGATGATATACTCCCGATCTGCAAAGCTATACTCGAAACATTTAGAGATCTCGGTTTGAGAGGAAACAGGCAGAAAACGAGAATGATGTGGCTTATTGATGAACTA GGGATTGAAGGATTTAGAGAAGAAGTTGTGCAGAGGATGCCTCAGTTGCATTTAGAGAGAGCATCATCGGAAGATCTTGTCCAAAGCAACTGGGAGAGAAGAGACTACTTTGGAGTCCACCCTCAAAAGCAAAAAGGCTATAGCTTCATCGGCATTCACATACCTGTCGGCCGGGTCCAAGCTGATGACATGGACGAACTCGCACGACTAGCAGACTTGTATGGATCAGGAGAAATCCGCCTCACGGTTGAACAGAACATAATAATCCCAAATGTAGAGAACTCGAAAATCAGGGCACTGCTCAACGAGCCCCTTCTTAGGGACCGGTTCTTACCAGAGCCACCTCTTCTAATGAAAGGCTTGGTGGCTTGCACTGGGAACCAATTTTGCGGACAAGCCATAATCGAGACGAAAGCACGTGCACTAAAGGTAACCGAGGAGGTTCAAAGACTCGTCTCTGTCACGAGACCGGTGAGGATGCATTGGACTGGTTGCCCTAACACGTGTGGCCAAGTGCAGGTGGCAGATATCGGGTTCATGGGATGCATGACGAGGAACGGAGAGGGGAAAGTGGTCGAGGGGGCTGATGTTTTTGTTGGGGGGAGGATTGGGAGTGACTCGCATTTGGGAGACGTTTATAAGAAGGGTGTGCCTTGTGATGACTTGGTTCCATTGATTGTGGATTTGTTGGTCAAAAAGTTTGGTGCAGTTCCTAGAGACAGGGAAGAAAGTGAAGATTGA
- the LOC142527778 gene encoding ceramide synthase LOH2-like produces MESIWAQNGVPGAYHFVVAIYFAFAFVAARFFLDRFIFRHLAFWLLSRGNPMLKINEAAKAKIMKCSESMWKLTYYATVEFCILSSTYHESWFRDAREFFRGWPDQELKRSLKLIYMCQCGFYICGIAALLTWETRRKDFFVMISHHVVTVILIAYSYITRFFRIGAVILALHDVSDVFLEAAKVFKYSENDLGASICFGFFAFSWLVLRLIIFPFWVIRSSSYYLCEFLTLSEPYMMVIYYVFNTMLLTLLVFHIYWWILIWSMITRQLKNKGKVGEDIRSDSEDDD; encoded by the exons ATGGAATCGATCTGGGCGCAGAATGGCGTCCCCGGTGCTTATCATTTTGTCGTTGCTATATATTTCGCTTTTGCATTTGTTGCTGCGAGGTTTTTCCTTGACAGATTCATCTTTCGT CATCTGGCATTCTGGTTGTTGAGTAGAGGAAACCCCATGCTAAAAATAAATGAGGCTGCAAAGGCAAAAATAATGAAATGTTCAGAGTCCATGTGGAAACTAACCTATTATGCCACTGTTGAGTTTTGTATTTTGTCAAGTACCTATCATGAATCCTGGTTCCGCGATGCGAGGGAGTTCTTTAGAGGCTGGCCCGATCAAGAGCTGAA GCGTTCCCTGAAACTCATTTACATGTGCCAATGTGGGTTCTATATCTGTGGTATTGCTGCCCTCCTTACTTGGGAAACACGCCGGAAGGATTTCTTTGTCATGATATCTCATCATGTTGTCACTGTGATCCTGATAGCTTATTCATACATCACGag GTTCTTTCGGATAGGAGCAGTCATTCTGGCTCTGCATGATGTCAGTGATGTATTCCTTGAAGCTGCTAAAGTTTTTAAATATTCCGAGAACGATCTTGGAGCTAGTATATGCTTTGGTTTTTTTGCCTTTTCGTGGCTTGTACTGAGGCTCATCATCTTTCCATTTTGGGTCATCAGATCATCAAG CTACTATTTATGCGAGTTCTTGACACTATCGGAGCCTTACATGATGGTGATATACTATGTCTTCAATACAATGCTATTGACCCTGCTTGTGTTTCACATTTACTGGTGGATCCTCATATGGTCAATGATCACACGACAGCTGAAAAATAAAGGAAAAGTCGGGGAAGATATACGATCTG ATTCAGAAGACGACGACTAG